The Candidatus Manganitrophus noduliformans genome includes a window with the following:
- the rlmN gene encoding 23S rRNA (adenine(2503)-C(2))-methyltransferase RlmN: protein MTESKKNILAFSFEELEAWLLDLGWKKYRAKQLLSWLYQRRAADFEEMTDLSKADRALLAEKASLRHLEIVTRRKSIDGTEKFLLGLEDGNRIESVLIPDDNRLTLCISSQAGCTLDCGFCLTAREKLKRNLKADEIVGQILTVQRTLPEESRITNIVMMGMGEPLANLTQVVEALKRMISPIGLGFSPRRVTVSTAGMVPQILKLWEEVPVNLSISLNATTNEVRDQIMPKVNRLYPIEELLKVCKAFPLPSRRRITFEYVLLAGVNDTPEDAARLVRLSHGIRCKINLIPFNEFLGSPYRRPADQDVLRFQDILHHAGLTATVRKSKGRDILAACGQLNSEVGAASLPLVQPVRRTQTPTSALPC, encoded by the coding sequence ATGACAGAGAGCAAAAAGAACATCCTCGCCTTCTCCTTTGAGGAGCTGGAAGCGTGGCTCCTTGACCTCGGCTGGAAAAAATACCGCGCCAAGCAGCTCCTCTCCTGGCTTTATCAGCGGCGGGCCGCCGATTTTGAAGAGATGACCGATCTCTCCAAGGCCGACCGCGCCCTTTTGGCCGAAAAGGCGTCTCTGCGCCACCTCGAGATTGTCACCCGCCGGAAGTCAATCGATGGAACCGAGAAGTTTCTCTTAGGGTTGGAGGATGGAAACCGGATCGAATCGGTTCTCATTCCGGACGACAACCGCCTCACCCTCTGCATCTCCTCACAGGCCGGCTGCACCCTCGACTGCGGCTTCTGCCTCACGGCGCGGGAAAAACTGAAGCGCAACCTGAAGGCCGATGAAATCGTCGGCCAGATCCTCACCGTTCAACGGACCCTGCCTGAAGAGAGCCGAATCACCAATATCGTGATGATGGGAATGGGCGAACCGCTGGCCAATCTCACCCAGGTGGTCGAGGCGCTCAAGCGGATGATCTCGCCGATCGGGCTCGGTTTCTCGCCGCGACGGGTCACCGTCTCGACGGCGGGGATGGTCCCACAGATATTAAAGCTCTGGGAAGAGGTGCCGGTCAACCTCTCAATTTCCTTAAACGCCACCACGAATGAGGTTCGAGACCAAATCATGCCGAAGGTCAACCGGCTCTACCCGATCGAAGAACTTCTGAAGGTCTGCAAAGCCTTCCCCCTTCCGTCTCGCCGGAGGATCACTTTCGAATATGTCCTTCTGGCCGGGGTGAACGACACGCCGGAAGATGCCGCGCGATTGGTTCGTCTGAGCCATGGGATCCGATGCAAGATCAACCTGATTCCTTTTAATGAATTTCTCGGTTCACCGTATCGCCGCCCGGCCGATCAGGATGTTTTGCGCTTCCAGGACATCCTGCACCACGCCGGCCTCACGGCCACCGTCCGGAAGAGCAAAGGGAGAGATATCCTTGCCGCCTGCGGCCAGCTCAACAGTGAAGTCGGCGCCGCATCCCTTCCTTTGGTCCAACCCGTTCGCCGGACGCAAACCCCAACCTCAGCGCTGCCCTGTTAA
- a CDS encoding Spy/CpxP family protein refolding chaperone: MMNKRNLFRQVGIGMLVVSLTAATVMAQGSPGQSPHRGGEGGRMERPKGHPPSSGMRGGSFFSAEGLKEGLNLTDEQAKKLHDLFIDYRKGAIQKRANLQVAEIELEELIADPKLDLSKIEKKAKEKEGLETDMLMFRVRSMAKAKEFLSDAQYDKFRSMIERRMSMGGGGMHSMMGGMSHGKMGKGKGMKGSPHGSMGGGKGSPHGSMGMGSPHGSMGMSDSYEDDDE; this comes from the coding sequence ATGATGAATAAACGGAATCTGTTCCGGCAAGTCGGAATCGGGATGCTGGTGGTCTCTCTGACCGCGGCGACGGTGATGGCGCAAGGATCGCCCGGCCAAAGCCCGCATCGCGGCGGGGAGGGGGGGCGGATGGAGCGGCCGAAGGGCCATCCACCGTCTTCCGGGATGCGCGGCGGAAGTTTCTTTTCAGCGGAGGGACTAAAGGAAGGACTCAACCTGACCGACGAGCAGGCGAAAAAGCTTCACGATCTTTTTATCGATTACCGCAAGGGGGCGATCCAAAAGCGGGCCAATCTCCAGGTGGCCGAGATTGAGCTGGAGGAGCTGATCGCCGATCCGAAGCTGGATCTATCCAAGATCGAGAAAAAGGCGAAGGAGAAAGAGGGGCTGGAAACCGATATGCTGATGTTCCGGGTCCGCTCCATGGCCAAGGCGAAAGAGTTCCTCTCCGACGCCCAATACGACAAGTTTAGATCGATGATCGAGCGCCGGATGTCGATGGGCGGCGGGGGGATGCATTCAATGATGGGCGGAATGTCTCACGGAAAAATGGGTAAAGGAAAAGGGATGAAGGGCTCCCCCCACGGTTCGATGGGGGGTGGTAAAGGCTCGCCGCACGGCTCCATGGGGATGGGATCCCCGCACGGATCGATGGGAATGTCGGATTCGTACGAAGACGACGATGAATAA
- a CDS encoding YHS domain-containing protein: MEKSMTDPVCGMKVTNENICTDFEGKHYCFCSEGCFQKFQKSPEQYARKAG; encoded by the coding sequence ATGGAAAAGTCGATGACCGATCCGGTCTGCGGGATGAAAGTGACGAACGAGAACATCTGCACCGATTTTGAAGGAAAGCACTACTGCTTTTGCTCGGAGGGATGTTTTCAGAAGTTTCAAAAGTCTCCCGAACAGTACGCCCGGAAGGCGGGATAA